A window of Macrotis lagotis isolate mMagLag1 chromosome X, bilby.v1.9.chrom.fasta, whole genome shotgun sequence contains these coding sequences:
- the TENT5D gene encoding terminal nucleotidyltransferase 5D, which yields MSDNGDIRFSNLSWDQVKLLDQVLSEDVPIHGRGNFPTLEVKTKDIILVIQDQLQKKKIIIKDIRLNGSTASHILANQNGTTYKDLDIIFGIGYLGEVEFHIVKETVLYCLQDFFPKGVNKEKITADIMKDAYVQKMVKICNNHDRWSLISLSNNTGKNMEFKFVNNLRRQFEFSVDSFQIILNNLLDVYRDTNYVLSEESFPIIVAESMYGDIEEALDHLRNKLIATKNPEEIRGGGLLKYSNLLVRDFKAANEIEIKTLERYMCSRFFIDFPDVIEQQKKIESYLQNHFIGEENSKYDYLMTLRSVVNESTVCLMGHERRQTLNMITIMALRILGEQNIIPNAANVTCYYQPAPYVADRNFSSYYVAHGHPFVFQSYPLHFHVHNGMV from the coding sequence ATGTCTGACAACGGAGACATCCGATTCAGCAATCTCTCTTGGGATCAAGTTAAACTACTGGATCAAGTGCTGAGTGAAGATGTACCAATTCATGGAAGGGGAAATTTCCCAACTCTAGAAGTGAAAACAAAGGATATCATCCTTGTGATACAAGATCAActccaaaagaaaaagatcattaTTAAAGATATCCGGCTGAATGGTTCAACAGCTAGCCACATCCTTGCAAACCAGAATGGAACCACTTACAAGGATCTTGACATCATTTTTGGTATTGGGTATCTAGGTGAGGTAGAATTTCACATCGTTAAGGAAACAGTTCTGTATTGCCTGCAAGATTTCTTTCCAAAAGGCGTCAATAAAGAAAAGATCACAGCAGACATCATGAAAGATGCTTATGTCCAAAAGATGGTGAAAATTTGCAATAATCATGACCGCTGGAGTCTCATCTCTCTATCAAACAACACTGGGAAGAACATGGAATTCAAATTTGTTAATAACCTTAGACGTCAATTTGAATTCAGTGTCGATTCTTTTCAGATAATCCTCAACAACCTTCTAGATGTCTACAGAGATACCAATTATGTGTTGAGTGAAGAATCCTTCCCTATTATTGTGGCAGAGAGTATGTATGGAGACATCGAAGAAGCACTGGATCATCTGCGAAACAAGCTTATTGCTACCaaaaaccctgaagaaattaGAGGTGGAGGTCTCCTCAAGTACAGCAATCTGCTGGTCCGTGATTTCAAGGCAGCAAATGAGATAGAAATCAAAACCTTGGAGCGTTACATGTGTTCCAGATTCTTCATTGATTTTCCTGATGTGATAGAACAACAAAAGAAGATTGAGTCCTATCTACAGAACCATTTCATAGGTGAAGAGAACAGCAAATATGATTACCTGATGACCTTGCGCAGTGTTGTCAACGAAAGCACCGTTTGCCTCATGGGGCATGAAAGAAGACAGACCCTGAATATGATCACCATTATGGCTCTCAGAATTCTCGGAGAACAAAACATCATACCCAACGCAGCCAACGTGACCTGCTATTACCAGCCTGCTCCATATGTCGCTGATAGAAATTTCAGCAGTTACTATGTGGCTCATGGCCATCCTTTCGTCTTTCAGTCATACCCACTGCATTTTCATGTGCATAATGGTATGGTTTAA